From Columba livia isolate bColLiv1 breed racing homer chromosome 5, bColLiv1.pat.W.v2, whole genome shotgun sequence, one genomic window encodes:
- the TNNT3 gene encoding troponin T, fast skeletal muscle isoform X40, giving the protein MIDLSAFFPYFNAEEYEEEEEVQEEEVHEPEEKPRIKLTAPKIPEGEKVDFDDIQKKRQNKDLIELQALIDSHFEARRKEEEELVALKERIEKRRAERAEQQRIRAEKEKERQARLAEEKARREEEDAKRKAEDDLKKKKALSSMGATYSSYLAKADQKRGKKQTARETKKKVLAERRKPLNIDHLNEDKLRDKAKELWDWLYQLENEKYDFTEQIKRKKYEILTMRCRLQELSKFSKKAGAKGKVGGRWK; this is encoded by the exons ATGATTGATTtgtctgcttttttcccctatttCAACGCAGAGGAATACGAAGAAGAAG AAGAAGTTCAAGAAGAAG AAGTCCATGAACCAG AGGAGAAGCCCAGAATAAA ACTAACTGCTCCTAAAATACCGGAGGGTGAGAAAGTAGATTTTGAT GACAtccaaaagaaaaggcagaacaaaGATCTGATTGAACTGCAGGCCTTGATTGACAGCCACTTTGAAgccaggagaaaggaagaggaagagctgGTTGCTCTCAAGGAGAGAATT GAGAAGCGCAGAGCTGAAAGAGCAGAGCAACAGAGAATCCGGGctgagaaggagaaggagcGTCAAGCAAGGCTTGCG GAGGAAAAGGCACggagagaggaagaagatgCCAAGAGAAAAGCTGAGGATGATCTCAAGAAGAAGAAGGCTTTGTCCTCCATGGGTGCCACATACAGCAGCTATCTGGCTAAG GCTGAtcagaagagagggaagaagcaAACAGCTAGAGAGACGAAGAAGAAGGTCTTGGCAGAGAGACGCAAGCCCTTGAACATTGACCACCTTAATGAAGACAAGCTGAG GGACAAGGCTAAGGAACTGTGGGACTGGTTATACCAGCTGGAGAATGAGAAGTATGACTTTACAGAGCAgattaagaggaaaaaatatgag ATTTTAACAATGCGTTGCAGGCTGCAGGAGCTTTCCAAGTT CAGCAAGAAGGCAGGAGCCAAGGGCAAAGTTGGCGGGCGCTGGAAGTAA
- the TNNT3 gene encoding troponin T, fast skeletal muscle isoform X23, giving the protein MIDLSAFFPYFNAEEYEEEEEVQEEAEEAHEEAEEGGEYYDEEKPRIKLTAPKIPEGEKVDFDDIQKKRQNKDLIELQALIDSHFEARRKEEEELVALKERIEKRRAERAEQQRIRAEKEKERQARLAEEKARREEEDAKRKAEDDLKKKKALSSMGATYSSYLAKADQKRGKKQTARETKKKVLAERRKPLNIDHLNEDKLRDKAKELWDWLYQLENEKYDFTEQIKRKKYEILTMRCRLQELSKFSKKAGAKGKVGGRWK; this is encoded by the exons ATGATTGATTtgtctgcttttttcccctatttCAACGCAGAGGAATACGAAGAAGAAG AAGAAGTTCAAGAAGAAG CAGAGGAAGCCCATGAAGAAG CTGAAGAAGGCGGTGAATACTATGACG AGGAGAAGCCCAGAATAAA ACTAACTGCTCCTAAAATACCGGAGGGTGAGAAAGTAGATTTTGAT GACAtccaaaagaaaaggcagaacaaaGATCTGATTGAACTGCAGGCCTTGATTGACAGCCACTTTGAAgccaggagaaaggaagaggaagagctgGTTGCTCTCAAGGAGAGAATT GAGAAGCGCAGAGCTGAAAGAGCAGAGCAACAGAGAATCCGGGctgagaaggagaaggagcGTCAAGCAAGGCTTGCG GAGGAAAAGGCACggagagaggaagaagatgCCAAGAGAAAAGCTGAGGATGATCTCAAGAAGAAGAAGGCTTTGTCCTCCATGGGTGCCACATACAGCAGCTATCTGGCTAAG GCTGAtcagaagagagggaagaagcaAACAGCTAGAGAGACGAAGAAGAAGGTCTTGGCAGAGAGACGCAAGCCCTTGAACATTGACCACCTTAATGAAGACAAGCTGAG GGACAAGGCTAAGGAACTGTGGGACTGGTTATACCAGCTGGAGAATGAGAAGTATGACTTTACAGAGCAgattaagaggaaaaaatatgag ATTTTAACAATGCGTTGCAGGCTGCAGGAGCTTTCCAAGTT CAGCAAGAAGGCAGGAGCCAAGGGCAAAGTTGGCGGGCGCTGGAAGTAA
- the TNNT3 gene encoding troponin T, fast skeletal muscle isoform X37: MIDLSAFFPYFNAEEYEEEEEVQEEAEEAHEEEEKPRIKLTAPKIPEGEKVDFDDIQKKRQNKDLIELQALIDSHFEARRKEEEELVALKERIEKRRAERAEQQRIRAEKEKERQARLAEEKARREEEDAKRKAEDDLKKKKALSSMGATYSSYLAKADQKRGKKQTARETKKKVLAERRKPLNIDHLNEDKLRDKAKELWDWLYQLENEKYDFTEQIKRKKYEILTMRCRLQELSKFSKKAGAKGKVGGRWK; this comes from the exons ATGATTGATTtgtctgcttttttcccctatttCAACGCAGAGGAATACGAAGAAGAAG AAGAAGTTCAAGAAGAAG CAGAGGAAGCCCATGAAGAAG AGGAGAAGCCCAGAATAAA ACTAACTGCTCCTAAAATACCGGAGGGTGAGAAAGTAGATTTTGAT GACAtccaaaagaaaaggcagaacaaaGATCTGATTGAACTGCAGGCCTTGATTGACAGCCACTTTGAAgccaggagaaaggaagaggaagagctgGTTGCTCTCAAGGAGAGAATT GAGAAGCGCAGAGCTGAAAGAGCAGAGCAACAGAGAATCCGGGctgagaaggagaaggagcGTCAAGCAAGGCTTGCG GAGGAAAAGGCACggagagaggaagaagatgCCAAGAGAAAAGCTGAGGATGATCTCAAGAAGAAGAAGGCTTTGTCCTCCATGGGTGCCACATACAGCAGCTATCTGGCTAAG GCTGAtcagaagagagggaagaagcaAACAGCTAGAGAGACGAAGAAGAAGGTCTTGGCAGAGAGACGCAAGCCCTTGAACATTGACCACCTTAATGAAGACAAGCTGAG GGACAAGGCTAAGGAACTGTGGGACTGGTTATACCAGCTGGAGAATGAGAAGTATGACTTTACAGAGCAgattaagaggaaaaaatatgag ATTTTAACAATGCGTTGCAGGCTGCAGGAGCTTTCCAAGTT CAGCAAGAAGGCAGGAGCCAAGGGCAAAGTTGGCGGGCGCTGGAAGTAA
- the TNNT3 gene encoding troponin T, fast skeletal muscle isoform X25: MIDLSAFFPYFNAEEYEEEEEVQEEEEAHEEAEEGGEYYDEEKPRIKLTAPKIPEGEKVDFDDIQKKRQNKDLIELQALIDSHFEARRKEEEELVALKERIEKRRAERAEQQRIRAEKEKERQARLAEEKARREEEDAKRKAEDDLKKKKALSSMGATYSSYLAKADQKRGKKQTARETKKKVLAERRKPLNIDHLNEDKLRDKAKELWDWLYQLENEKYDFTEQIKRKKYEILTMRCRLQELSKFSKKAGAKGKVGGRWK; the protein is encoded by the exons ATGATTGATTtgtctgcttttttcccctatttCAACGCAGAGGAATACGAAGAAGAAG AAGAAGTTCAAGAAGAAG AGGAAGCCCATGAAGAAG CTGAAGAAGGCGGTGAATACTATGACG AGGAGAAGCCCAGAATAAA ACTAACTGCTCCTAAAATACCGGAGGGTGAGAAAGTAGATTTTGAT GACAtccaaaagaaaaggcagaacaaaGATCTGATTGAACTGCAGGCCTTGATTGACAGCCACTTTGAAgccaggagaaaggaagaggaagagctgGTTGCTCTCAAGGAGAGAATT GAGAAGCGCAGAGCTGAAAGAGCAGAGCAACAGAGAATCCGGGctgagaaggagaaggagcGTCAAGCAAGGCTTGCG GAGGAAAAGGCACggagagaggaagaagatgCCAAGAGAAAAGCTGAGGATGATCTCAAGAAGAAGAAGGCTTTGTCCTCCATGGGTGCCACATACAGCAGCTATCTGGCTAAG GCTGAtcagaagagagggaagaagcaAACAGCTAGAGAGACGAAGAAGAAGGTCTTGGCAGAGAGACGCAAGCCCTTGAACATTGACCACCTTAATGAAGACAAGCTGAG GGACAAGGCTAAGGAACTGTGGGACTGGTTATACCAGCTGGAGAATGAGAAGTATGACTTTACAGAGCAgattaagaggaaaaaatatgag ATTTTAACAATGCGTTGCAGGCTGCAGGAGCTTTCCAAGTT CAGCAAGAAGGCAGGAGCCAAGGGCAAAGTTGGCGGGCGCTGGAAGTAA
- the TNNT3 gene encoding troponin T, fast skeletal muscle isoform X38 has translation MIDLSAFFPYFNAEEYEEEEEVQEEEEAHEEEEKPRIKLTAPKIPEGEKVDFDDIQKKRQNKDLIELQALIDSHFEARRKEEEELVALKERIEKRRAERAEQQRIRAEKEKERQARLAEEKARREEEDAKRKAEDDLKKKKALSSMGATYSSYLAKADQKRGKKQTARETKKKVLAERRKPLNIDHLNEDKLRDKAKELWDWLYQLENEKYDFTEQIKRKKYEILTMRCRLQELSKFSKKAGAKGKVGGRWK, from the exons ATGATTGATTtgtctgcttttttcccctatttCAACGCAGAGGAATACGAAGAAGAAG AAGAAGTTCAAGAAGAAG AGGAAGCCCATGAAGAAG AGGAGAAGCCCAGAATAAA ACTAACTGCTCCTAAAATACCGGAGGGTGAGAAAGTAGATTTTGAT GACAtccaaaagaaaaggcagaacaaaGATCTGATTGAACTGCAGGCCTTGATTGACAGCCACTTTGAAgccaggagaaaggaagaggaagagctgGTTGCTCTCAAGGAGAGAATT GAGAAGCGCAGAGCTGAAAGAGCAGAGCAACAGAGAATCCGGGctgagaaggagaaggagcGTCAAGCAAGGCTTGCG GAGGAAAAGGCACggagagaggaagaagatgCCAAGAGAAAAGCTGAGGATGATCTCAAGAAGAAGAAGGCTTTGTCCTCCATGGGTGCCACATACAGCAGCTATCTGGCTAAG GCTGAtcagaagagagggaagaagcaAACAGCTAGAGAGACGAAGAAGAAGGTCTTGGCAGAGAGACGCAAGCCCTTGAACATTGACCACCTTAATGAAGACAAGCTGAG GGACAAGGCTAAGGAACTGTGGGACTGGTTATACCAGCTGGAGAATGAGAAGTATGACTTTACAGAGCAgattaagaggaaaaaatatgag ATTTTAACAATGCGTTGCAGGCTGCAGGAGCTTTCCAAGTT CAGCAAGAAGGCAGGAGCCAAGGGCAAAGTTGGCGGGCGCTGGAAGTAA
- the TNNT3 gene encoding troponin T, fast skeletal muscle isoform X44 translates to MIDLSAFFPYFNAEEYEEEEEVQEEEEKPRIKLTAPKIPEGEKVDFDDIQKKRQNKDLIELQALIDSHFEARRKEEEELVALKERIEKRRAERAEQQRIRAEKEKERQARLAEEKARREEEDAKRKAEDDLKKKKALSSMGATYSSYLAKADQKRGKKQTARETKKKVLAERRKPLNIDHLNEDKLRDKAKELWDWLYQLENEKYDFTEQIKRKKYEILTMRCRLQELSKFSKKAGAKGKVGGRWK, encoded by the exons ATGATTGATTtgtctgcttttttcccctatttCAACGCAGAGGAATACGAAGAAGAAG AAGAAGTTCAAGAAGAAG AGGAGAAGCCCAGAATAAA ACTAACTGCTCCTAAAATACCGGAGGGTGAGAAAGTAGATTTTGAT GACAtccaaaagaaaaggcagaacaaaGATCTGATTGAACTGCAGGCCTTGATTGACAGCCACTTTGAAgccaggagaaaggaagaggaagagctgGTTGCTCTCAAGGAGAGAATT GAGAAGCGCAGAGCTGAAAGAGCAGAGCAACAGAGAATCCGGGctgagaaggagaaggagcGTCAAGCAAGGCTTGCG GAGGAAAAGGCACggagagaggaagaagatgCCAAGAGAAAAGCTGAGGATGATCTCAAGAAGAAGAAGGCTTTGTCCTCCATGGGTGCCACATACAGCAGCTATCTGGCTAAG GCTGAtcagaagagagggaagaagcaAACAGCTAGAGAGACGAAGAAGAAGGTCTTGGCAGAGAGACGCAAGCCCTTGAACATTGACCACCTTAATGAAGACAAGCTGAG GGACAAGGCTAAGGAACTGTGGGACTGGTTATACCAGCTGGAGAATGAGAAGTATGACTTTACAGAGCAgattaagaggaaaaaatatgag ATTTTAACAATGCGTTGCAGGCTGCAGGAGCTTTCCAAGTT CAGCAAGAAGGCAGGAGCCAAGGGCAAAGTTGGCGGGCGCTGGAAGTAA
- the TNNT3 gene encoding troponin T, fast skeletal muscle isoform X33, whose product MIDLSAFFPYFNAEEYEEEAEEAHEEAEEGGEYYDEEKPRIKLTAPKIPEGEKVDFDDIQKKRQNKDLIELQALIDSHFEARRKEEEELVALKERIEKRRAERAEQQRIRAEKEKERQARLAEEKARREEEDAKRKAEDDLKKKKALSSMGATYSSYLAKADQKRGKKQTARETKKKVLAERRKPLNIDHLNEDKLRDKAKELWDWLYQLENEKYDFTEQIKRKKYEILTMRCRLQELSKFSKKAGAKGKVGGRWK is encoded by the exons ATGATTGATTtgtctgcttttttcccctatttCAACGCAGAGGAATACGAAGAAGAAG CAGAGGAAGCCCATGAAGAAG CTGAAGAAGGCGGTGAATACTATGACG AGGAGAAGCCCAGAATAAA ACTAACTGCTCCTAAAATACCGGAGGGTGAGAAAGTAGATTTTGAT GACAtccaaaagaaaaggcagaacaaaGATCTGATTGAACTGCAGGCCTTGATTGACAGCCACTTTGAAgccaggagaaaggaagaggaagagctgGTTGCTCTCAAGGAGAGAATT GAGAAGCGCAGAGCTGAAAGAGCAGAGCAACAGAGAATCCGGGctgagaaggagaaggagcGTCAAGCAAGGCTTGCG GAGGAAAAGGCACggagagaggaagaagatgCCAAGAGAAAAGCTGAGGATGATCTCAAGAAGAAGAAGGCTTTGTCCTCCATGGGTGCCACATACAGCAGCTATCTGGCTAAG GCTGAtcagaagagagggaagaagcaAACAGCTAGAGAGACGAAGAAGAAGGTCTTGGCAGAGAGACGCAAGCCCTTGAACATTGACCACCTTAATGAAGACAAGCTGAG GGACAAGGCTAAGGAACTGTGGGACTGGTTATACCAGCTGGAGAATGAGAAGTATGACTTTACAGAGCAgattaagaggaaaaaatatgag ATTTTAACAATGCGTTGCAGGCTGCAGGAGCTTTCCAAGTT CAGCAAGAAGGCAGGAGCCAAGGGCAAAGTTGGCGGGCGCTGGAAGTAA
- the TNNT3 gene encoding troponin T, fast skeletal muscle isoform X43: MIDLSAFFPYFNAEEYEEEAEEAHEEEEKPRIKLTAPKIPEGEKVDFDDIQKKRQNKDLIELQALIDSHFEARRKEEEELVALKERIEKRRAERAEQQRIRAEKEKERQARLAEEKARREEEDAKRKAEDDLKKKKALSSMGATYSSYLAKADQKRGKKQTARETKKKVLAERRKPLNIDHLNEDKLRDKAKELWDWLYQLENEKYDFTEQIKRKKYEILTMRCRLQELSKFSKKAGAKGKVGGRWK, translated from the exons ATGATTGATTtgtctgcttttttcccctatttCAACGCAGAGGAATACGAAGAAGAAG CAGAGGAAGCCCATGAAGAAG AGGAGAAGCCCAGAATAAA ACTAACTGCTCCTAAAATACCGGAGGGTGAGAAAGTAGATTTTGAT GACAtccaaaagaaaaggcagaacaaaGATCTGATTGAACTGCAGGCCTTGATTGACAGCCACTTTGAAgccaggagaaaggaagaggaagagctgGTTGCTCTCAAGGAGAGAATT GAGAAGCGCAGAGCTGAAAGAGCAGAGCAACAGAGAATCCGGGctgagaaggagaaggagcGTCAAGCAAGGCTTGCG GAGGAAAAGGCACggagagaggaagaagatgCCAAGAGAAAAGCTGAGGATGATCTCAAGAAGAAGAAGGCTTTGTCCTCCATGGGTGCCACATACAGCAGCTATCTGGCTAAG GCTGAtcagaagagagggaagaagcaAACAGCTAGAGAGACGAAGAAGAAGGTCTTGGCAGAGAGACGCAAGCCCTTGAACATTGACCACCTTAATGAAGACAAGCTGAG GGACAAGGCTAAGGAACTGTGGGACTGGTTATACCAGCTGGAGAATGAGAAGTATGACTTTACAGAGCAgattaagaggaaaaaatatgag ATTTTAACAATGCGTTGCAGGCTGCAGGAGCTTTCCAAGTT CAGCAAGAAGGCAGGAGCCAAGGGCAAAGTTGGCGGGCGCTGGAAGTAA
- the TNNT3 gene encoding troponin T, fast skeletal muscle isoform X24, with the protein MIDLSAFFPYFNAEEYEEEEEVQEEAHEEEVHEPEEAHEEEEKPRIKLTAPKIPEGEKVDFDDIQKKRQNKDLIELQALIDSHFEARRKEEEELVALKERIEKRRAERAEQQRIRAEKEKERQARLAEEKARREEEDAKRKAEDDLKKKKALSSMGATYSSYLAKADQKRGKKQTARETKKKVLAERRKPLNIDHLNEDKLRDKAKELWDWLYQLENEKYDFTEQIKRKKYEILTMRCRLQELSKFSKKAGAKGKVGGRWK; encoded by the exons ATGATTGATTtgtctgcttttttcccctatttCAACGCAGAGGAATACGAAGAAGAAG AAGAAGTTCAAGAAGAAG CTCATGAGGAAG AAGTCCATGAACCAG AGGAAGCCCATGAAGAAG AGGAGAAGCCCAGAATAAA ACTAACTGCTCCTAAAATACCGGAGGGTGAGAAAGTAGATTTTGAT GACAtccaaaagaaaaggcagaacaaaGATCTGATTGAACTGCAGGCCTTGATTGACAGCCACTTTGAAgccaggagaaaggaagaggaagagctgGTTGCTCTCAAGGAGAGAATT GAGAAGCGCAGAGCTGAAAGAGCAGAGCAACAGAGAATCCGGGctgagaaggagaaggagcGTCAAGCAAGGCTTGCG GAGGAAAAGGCACggagagaggaagaagatgCCAAGAGAAAAGCTGAGGATGATCTCAAGAAGAAGAAGGCTTTGTCCTCCATGGGTGCCACATACAGCAGCTATCTGGCTAAG GCTGAtcagaagagagggaagaagcaAACAGCTAGAGAGACGAAGAAGAAGGTCTTGGCAGAGAGACGCAAGCCCTTGAACATTGACCACCTTAATGAAGACAAGCTGAG GGACAAGGCTAAGGAACTGTGGGACTGGTTATACCAGCTGGAGAATGAGAAGTATGACTTTACAGAGCAgattaagaggaaaaaatatgag ATTTTAACAATGCGTTGCAGGCTGCAGGAGCTTTCCAAGTT CAGCAAGAAGGCAGGAGCCAAGGGCAAAGTTGGCGGGCGCTGGAAGTAA
- the TNNT3 gene encoding troponin T, fast skeletal muscle isoform X12, producing MIDLSAFFPYFNAEEYEEEEEVQEEAHEEEVHEPAEEAHEEAEEGGEYYDEEKPRIKLTAPKIPEGEKVDFDDIQKKRQNKDLIELQALIDSHFEARRKEEEELVALKERIEKRRAERAEQQRIRAEKEKERQARLAEEKARREEEDAKRKAEDDLKKKKALSSMGATYSSYLAKADQKRGKKQTARETKKKVLAERRKPLNIDHLNEDKLRDKAKELWDWLYQLENEKYDFTEQIKRKKYEILTMRCRLQELSKFSKKAGAKGKVGGRWK from the exons ATGATTGATTtgtctgcttttttcccctatttCAACGCAGAGGAATACGAAGAAGAAG AAGAAGTTCAAGAAGAAG CTCATGAGGAAG AAGTCCATGAACCAG CAGAGGAAGCCCATGAAGAAG CTGAAGAAGGCGGTGAATACTATGACG AGGAGAAGCCCAGAATAAA ACTAACTGCTCCTAAAATACCGGAGGGTGAGAAAGTAGATTTTGAT GACAtccaaaagaaaaggcagaacaaaGATCTGATTGAACTGCAGGCCTTGATTGACAGCCACTTTGAAgccaggagaaaggaagaggaagagctgGTTGCTCTCAAGGAGAGAATT GAGAAGCGCAGAGCTGAAAGAGCAGAGCAACAGAGAATCCGGGctgagaaggagaaggagcGTCAAGCAAGGCTTGCG GAGGAAAAGGCACggagagaggaagaagatgCCAAGAGAAAAGCTGAGGATGATCTCAAGAAGAAGAAGGCTTTGTCCTCCATGGGTGCCACATACAGCAGCTATCTGGCTAAG GCTGAtcagaagagagggaagaagcaAACAGCTAGAGAGACGAAGAAGAAGGTCTTGGCAGAGAGACGCAAGCCCTTGAACATTGACCACCTTAATGAAGACAAGCTGAG GGACAAGGCTAAGGAACTGTGGGACTGGTTATACCAGCTGGAGAATGAGAAGTATGACTTTACAGAGCAgattaagaggaaaaaatatgag ATTTTAACAATGCGTTGCAGGCTGCAGGAGCTTTCCAAGTT CAGCAAGAAGGCAGGAGCCAAGGGCAAAGTTGGCGGGCGCTGGAAGTAA
- the TNNT3 gene encoding troponin T, fast skeletal muscle isoform X35, whose product MIDLSAFFPYFNAEEYEEEEEVQEEAHEEEVHEPEEKPRIKLTAPKIPEGEKVDFDDIQKKRQNKDLIELQALIDSHFEARRKEEEELVALKERIEKRRAERAEQQRIRAEKEKERQARLAEEKARREEEDAKRKAEDDLKKKKALSSMGATYSSYLAKADQKRGKKQTARETKKKVLAERRKPLNIDHLNEDKLRDKAKELWDWLYQLENEKYDFTEQIKRKKYEILTMRCRLQELSKFSKKAGAKGKVGGRWK is encoded by the exons ATGATTGATTtgtctgcttttttcccctatttCAACGCAGAGGAATACGAAGAAGAAG AAGAAGTTCAAGAAGAAG CTCATGAGGAAG AAGTCCATGAACCAG AGGAGAAGCCCAGAATAAA ACTAACTGCTCCTAAAATACCGGAGGGTGAGAAAGTAGATTTTGAT GACAtccaaaagaaaaggcagaacaaaGATCTGATTGAACTGCAGGCCTTGATTGACAGCCACTTTGAAgccaggagaaaggaagaggaagagctgGTTGCTCTCAAGGAGAGAATT GAGAAGCGCAGAGCTGAAAGAGCAGAGCAACAGAGAATCCGGGctgagaaggagaaggagcGTCAAGCAAGGCTTGCG GAGGAAAAGGCACggagagaggaagaagatgCCAAGAGAAAAGCTGAGGATGATCTCAAGAAGAAGAAGGCTTTGTCCTCCATGGGTGCCACATACAGCAGCTATCTGGCTAAG GCTGAtcagaagagagggaagaagcaAACAGCTAGAGAGACGAAGAAGAAGGTCTTGGCAGAGAGACGCAAGCCCTTGAACATTGACCACCTTAATGAAGACAAGCTGAG GGACAAGGCTAAGGAACTGTGGGACTGGTTATACCAGCTGGAGAATGAGAAGTATGACTTTACAGAGCAgattaagaggaaaaaatatgag ATTTTAACAATGCGTTGCAGGCTGCAGGAGCTTTCCAAGTT CAGCAAGAAGGCAGGAGCCAAGGGCAAAGTTGGCGGGCGCTGGAAGTAA
- the TNNT3 gene encoding troponin T, fast skeletal muscle isoform X32, producing MIDLSAFFPYFNAEEYEEEEEVQEEAHEEEEAHEEEEKPRIKLTAPKIPEGEKVDFDDIQKKRQNKDLIELQALIDSHFEARRKEEEELVALKERIEKRRAERAEQQRIRAEKEKERQARLAEEKARREEEDAKRKAEDDLKKKKALSSMGATYSSYLAKADQKRGKKQTARETKKKVLAERRKPLNIDHLNEDKLRDKAKELWDWLYQLENEKYDFTEQIKRKKYEILTMRCRLQELSKFSKKAGAKGKVGGRWK from the exons ATGATTGATTtgtctgcttttttcccctatttCAACGCAGAGGAATACGAAGAAGAAG AAGAAGTTCAAGAAGAAG CTCATGAGGAAG AGGAAGCCCATGAAGAAG AGGAGAAGCCCAGAATAAA ACTAACTGCTCCTAAAATACCGGAGGGTGAGAAAGTAGATTTTGAT GACAtccaaaagaaaaggcagaacaaaGATCTGATTGAACTGCAGGCCTTGATTGACAGCCACTTTGAAgccaggagaaaggaagaggaagagctgGTTGCTCTCAAGGAGAGAATT GAGAAGCGCAGAGCTGAAAGAGCAGAGCAACAGAGAATCCGGGctgagaaggagaaggagcGTCAAGCAAGGCTTGCG GAGGAAAAGGCACggagagaggaagaagatgCCAAGAGAAAAGCTGAGGATGATCTCAAGAAGAAGAAGGCTTTGTCCTCCATGGGTGCCACATACAGCAGCTATCTGGCTAAG GCTGAtcagaagagagggaagaagcaAACAGCTAGAGAGACGAAGAAGAAGGTCTTGGCAGAGAGACGCAAGCCCTTGAACATTGACCACCTTAATGAAGACAAGCTGAG GGACAAGGCTAAGGAACTGTGGGACTGGTTATACCAGCTGGAGAATGAGAAGTATGACTTTACAGAGCAgattaagaggaaaaaatatgag ATTTTAACAATGCGTTGCAGGCTGCAGGAGCTTTCCAAGTT CAGCAAGAAGGCAGGAGCCAAGGGCAAAGTTGGCGGGCGCTGGAAGTAA
- the TNNT3 gene encoding troponin T, fast skeletal muscle isoform X22, with amino-acid sequence MIDLSAFFPYFNAEEYEEEEEVQEEAHEEEVHEPAEEAHEEEEKPRIKLTAPKIPEGEKVDFDDIQKKRQNKDLIELQALIDSHFEARRKEEEELVALKERIEKRRAERAEQQRIRAEKEKERQARLAEEKARREEEDAKRKAEDDLKKKKALSSMGATYSSYLAKADQKRGKKQTARETKKKVLAERRKPLNIDHLNEDKLRDKAKELWDWLYQLENEKYDFTEQIKRKKYEILTMRCRLQELSKFSKKAGAKGKVGGRWK; translated from the exons ATGATTGATTtgtctgcttttttcccctatttCAACGCAGAGGAATACGAAGAAGAAG AAGAAGTTCAAGAAGAAG CTCATGAGGAAG AAGTCCATGAACCAG CAGAGGAAGCCCATGAAGAAG AGGAGAAGCCCAGAATAAA ACTAACTGCTCCTAAAATACCGGAGGGTGAGAAAGTAGATTTTGAT GACAtccaaaagaaaaggcagaacaaaGATCTGATTGAACTGCAGGCCTTGATTGACAGCCACTTTGAAgccaggagaaaggaagaggaagagctgGTTGCTCTCAAGGAGAGAATT GAGAAGCGCAGAGCTGAAAGAGCAGAGCAACAGAGAATCCGGGctgagaaggagaaggagcGTCAAGCAAGGCTTGCG GAGGAAAAGGCACggagagaggaagaagatgCCAAGAGAAAAGCTGAGGATGATCTCAAGAAGAAGAAGGCTTTGTCCTCCATGGGTGCCACATACAGCAGCTATCTGGCTAAG GCTGAtcagaagagagggaagaagcaAACAGCTAGAGAGACGAAGAAGAAGGTCTTGGCAGAGAGACGCAAGCCCTTGAACATTGACCACCTTAATGAAGACAAGCTGAG GGACAAGGCTAAGGAACTGTGGGACTGGTTATACCAGCTGGAGAATGAGAAGTATGACTTTACAGAGCAgattaagaggaaaaaatatgag ATTTTAACAATGCGTTGCAGGCTGCAGGAGCTTTCCAAGTT CAGCAAGAAGGCAGGAGCCAAGGGCAAAGTTGGCGGGCGCTGGAAGTAA